The following are encoded together in the candidate division KSB1 bacterium genome:
- a CDS encoding response regulator, giving the protein MKKRILLVEEDQDVLDLLKFNLEAEGYEVVTARDGRQALAMLHNRADLIILEEKLPDQSGGEVFQLLRSQNVAKDIPAIFLTTAPLNPEEIAQRSSGTAAFLVKPASMRDLLERVKTVLANAR; this is encoded by the coding sequence ATGAAAAAACGCATTCTGCTCGTTGAAGAAGATCAAGACGTTCTCGATCTCCTCAAGTTCAACCTGGAAGCCGAGGGGTATGAGGTTGTCACCGCGAGAGACGGGCGGCAAGCGCTTGCAATGTTGCACAACCGGGCGGATTTGATCATTCTCGAAGAAAAGCTGCCGGATCAGAGCGGAGGGGAAGTTTTTCAATTGCTTCGTTCGCAAAACGTTGCCAAAGATATACCTGCCATCTTTCTAACCACCGCGCCTCTCAACCCCGAAGAGATTGCGCAGCGTTCATCCGGCACCGCGGCTTTTCTCGTTAAGCCGGCAAGCATGCGCGACTTGTTGGAGCGCGTCAAAACTGTTTTGGCAAATGCCCGATAA
- a CDS encoding bile acid:sodium symporter, whose translation MKLARILEKLQDFKSLPFFVIISMVIGIGIGKIYGISNFELTPPIDAIVSIFHGTYTFSLANTLALGVVIGLFLMMYPAMTNIKFEDLGHSLKSPKQLLVVLFFNFAIAPFWMLLLANFFLTPGSDFHTGLVLYGLAPCIAMVIIFTFLSFGNTAMAIVLVALNSILQMILIPVYAKWLLGEVSFDVWLVAESVVLYLGIPLVAGFFTRRWGVKKYGEEGFKKEKTYLDSLSIIGLLFTLIVMFALKGDLIVAEPGIILKLAVPMMLFFWSIFVVVYLVGWKLGFNYKDATAVAFNSTGRDFEIAIAIAITAFNPTVALATVVGPLIEVPVMLVLVWFARATQQKLFGETLVPAPVKLAVPTTERQAA comes from the coding sequence ATGAAATTGGCCCGCATCCTGGAAAAGCTGCAGGATTTCAAATCTCTTCCCTTCTTCGTCATCATCAGCATGGTGATCGGCATTGGCATCGGCAAAATTTACGGCATCTCCAACTTCGAGCTGACGCCGCCCATCGACGCCATCGTTTCGATCTTTCATGGCACGTACACCTTTTCGCTGGCGAATACACTGGCGCTCGGTGTCGTCATCGGCTTGTTCCTGATGATGTATCCGGCCATGACCAACATCAAGTTTGAAGACCTCGGGCACTCACTAAAATCTCCCAAGCAATTGTTGGTGGTGCTGTTTTTCAACTTTGCCATCGCGCCATTCTGGATGCTGCTGCTGGCCAATTTCTTTTTGACGCCCGGCAGTGATTTTCACACCGGCCTGGTGCTCTACGGCCTCGCGCCCTGCATCGCCATGGTGATTATTTTCACCTTTCTCTCCTTCGGCAACACCGCGATGGCGATTGTGCTGGTCGCGCTGAATTCGATTCTGCAAATGATTCTCATTCCCGTTTACGCCAAGTGGCTGTTGGGTGAAGTGAGTTTTGACGTCTGGCTGGTGGCCGAAAGCGTTGTGCTCTATCTCGGCATTCCGCTGGTGGCGGGATTTTTCACGCGGCGCTGGGGCGTGAAAAAATATGGCGAAGAAGGCTTCAAAAAAGAGAAAACCTATCTCGACAGCCTTTCCATCATCGGCTTGCTGTTCACGCTCATCGTCATGTTCGCGCTCAAGGGCGATTTGATCGTCGCGGAGCCTGGCATCATCCTCAAGCTGGCGGTGCCGATGATGCTGTTCTTCTGGAGCATCTTCGTTGTCGTTTATCTGGTGGGATGGAAACTGGGATTCAATTACAAGGATGCTACCGCGGTCGCGTTCAACTCCACCGGCCGCGATTTTGAAATTGCCATCGCCATTGCCATCACCGCGTTCAATCCGACGGTGGCGCTGGCAACGGTGGTCGGCCCGCTCATCGAAGTGCCGGTGATGCTGGTGTTGGTATGGTTTGCGCGTGCCACCCAGCAAAAACTGTTCGGCGAAACGCTTGTGCCCGCGCCAGTAAAGCTTGCTGTTCCTACAACAGAGCGGCAAGCAGCGTGA
- a CDS encoding cytochrome c biogenesis protein CcdA, producing the protein MIAEIFAALSQALAGSFGIALLAALAWGVFSILLSPCHLSSIPLIIGYINTKGQVSTKRSFNLSAIFALGVLITIALIGVVTAALGRLLGDVGTIGNLLVAGVFLVIGLYLMDVLRFSWEAGPKLQTRLKGIAGAMALGLLFGVGLGPCTFACMAPVLGTVFHLSQTSIIQANSLLLAFGLGHVAVIVGAGSFGNWVQRYLNWTDNSRGLVIVKRICGALVLAGGIYLIANTV; encoded by the coding sequence ATGATTGCGGAAATTTTTGCCGCCTTGAGCCAGGCATTGGCAGGCAGTTTCGGCATTGCGCTGCTGGCGGCGCTGGCGTGGGGTGTGTTCAGCATCCTGCTCAGTCCGTGCCATCTCTCCAGCATCCCGCTCATCATCGGCTACATCAACACGAAGGGACAAGTCAGCACCAAACGCTCGTTCAATCTCTCAGCGATTTTTGCGCTGGGCGTGCTGATCACCATCGCGCTCATCGGCGTCGTCACCGCGGCATTGGGTCGATTGCTGGGCGACGTCGGCACGATCGGCAATTTGTTGGTGGCCGGCGTTTTTCTGGTCATTGGCCTGTACTTGATGGACGTGCTGCGCTTCTCGTGGGAGGCCGGACCGAAACTGCAAACGCGACTCAAAGGCATTGCCGGCGCCATGGCGTTGGGCCTGCTCTTCGGCGTCGGACTTGGGCCGTGCACGTTCGCCTGCATGGCACCGGTGTTGGGCACGGTGTTTCATCTCTCGCAAACCAGCATCATCCAGGCCAATTCCCTGTTGCTGGCGTTTGGCCTCGGTCACGTCGCCGTGATCGTGGGCGCCGGCTCCTTTGGCAATTGGGTGCAACGCTATCTCAACTGGACGGACAACTCCCGCGGCCTGGTCATCGTCAAGCGCATCTGCGGGGCGCTGGTGCTGGCCGGCGGCATTTATTTGATTGCAAACACCGTTTGA
- a CDS encoding thioredoxin family protein: protein MTSANAAAGTQPKADLVRNNQTAPAPRPEATADQKVFAPKITFIELGSVNCIPCKAMQPVMRSIERKYGEQMQVIFYDVWTPAQQHYARDFKIRVIPTQVFVDQHGSEILRHEGFFAEVEIDRFLQAQGLKVLPGM from the coding sequence GTGACGTCCGCGAATGCTGCGGCCGGCACTCAGCCCAAGGCAGATCTTGTTCGAAATAACCAAACGGCGCCGGCACCCCGGCCCGAGGCTACTGCCGACCAAAAAGTTTTCGCGCCCAAAATCACGTTTATCGAATTGGGCTCGGTCAATTGCATTCCCTGCAAGGCCATGCAGCCAGTGATGCGATCCATCGAAAGAAAGTATGGCGAGCAAATGCAGGTGATCTTCTACGACGTCTGGACGCCGGCGCAGCAGCACTATGCCCGCGACTTCAAAATTCGCGTGATTCCGACGCAGGTGTTTGTGGATCAGCACGGCAGCGAAATTCTGCGCCACGAAGGCTTCTTCGCGGAAGTGGAAATCGATCGGTTTCTGCAGGCGCAAGGCCTGAAAGTTTTGCCAGGAATGTGA
- a CDS encoding thioredoxin family protein has translation MIVKILGVGCPKCNTLEARVKNVALQHEIPCEIQKVTDLSQIMSYGVMMTPGLVIDEQLKSAGAIPGDTQILQWLREV, from the coding sequence ATGATCGTGAAAATCCTGGGCGTCGGCTGCCCGAAATGCAACACCCTGGAAGCGAGAGTCAAAAACGTGGCTTTGCAACATGAAATTCCTTGTGAGATTCAAAAGGTCACGGACTTGTCGCAAATCATGAGCTATGGCGTGATGATGACGCCCGGCCTGGTCATCGACGAGCAGCTCAAAAGCGCGGGCGCCATTCCCGGCGATACGCAAATTCTGCAATGGCTGCGGGAGGTGTGA
- a CDS encoding metalloregulator ArsR/SmtB family transcription factor — MMTRGEAMSKTAYDFKAAVLKALAHPNRLRILEALRCDREICNCEIGPKLGLEQSNLSRHLLALAEAGLVVARKEGVRMMYEVTDPRVFKVLDLVGEMIKKQFVERAELLEIL; from the coding sequence ATGATGACACGAGGTGAGGCCATGTCCAAAACCGCTTATGATTTCAAAGCCGCCGTCCTCAAGGCGCTGGCGCATCCCAATCGCCTGCGCATTCTCGAAGCGCTGCGTTGTGACCGCGAGATCTGCAACTGCGAGATCGGCCCCAAACTCGGGTTGGAACAGTCGAACCTCTCGCGGCATCTGCTGGCGCTCGCGGAAGCCGGGCTGGTGGTGGCGCGCAAAGAAGGGGTGCGCATGATGTATGAAGTCACCGATCCGCGCGTCTTCAAAGTTTTGGATTTGGTTGGCGAGATGATCAAGAAACAGTTTGTTGAGCGCGCCGAGTTGCTGGAAATCTTATGA
- a CDS encoding permease, with protein MATYLHALRRRWQNWLLAEPERREEWKKFFWLTAAFLAFYSLPIASTDATRVLAGGLALLQEYARRHVLTCLVPAFFIAGGIAVYVKKDSILQLLGPMAKKYIAYPVAAISGGLLAVCSCTILPLFAGIYKRGAGIGPAAAFLFSGPAVNVTAIILTSSVLGFDFAMGRLLFAMTIAILAGIVMMLLFRDHDHKNSKGFVTSGVEEATYSTASIIAFFVLQLAILVVFGLGIAPSLKYAIGGMALLGLLALVFHKFSSEDNRRWIAETWDLSKKIMPYLFVGIFLAGAIGEILPQRWVTATVGGNSLAANAIASISGALMYFATLTEVPIIQKLMQLGMGRGPAMTLFLTGNALSIPSMMVLFKLMGAKQAMTYMLTVVALSIVAGLLWGSLT; from the coding sequence CTGGCAAAATTGGCTGCTGGCTGAACCGGAAAGGCGGGAGGAGTGGAAAAAATTCTTCTGGCTCACCGCCGCGTTTCTGGCCTTTTATTCCCTGCCCATCGCCTCGACAGACGCGACCCGCGTACTGGCCGGCGGCCTGGCGTTGCTGCAAGAGTATGCGCGCCGGCACGTGCTCACCTGTTTGGTGCCGGCCTTCTTCATCGCTGGCGGCATCGCGGTCTACGTCAAAAAGGATTCCATTCTGCAATTGCTCGGGCCGATGGCGAAAAAATATATCGCTTATCCGGTGGCCGCGATTTCCGGCGGTTTGCTGGCGGTGTGCTCGTGCACGATTCTGCCGTTGTTCGCCGGCATCTACAAACGCGGCGCCGGCATCGGCCCGGCGGCGGCGTTTCTGTTCTCCGGTCCGGCGGTCAATGTCACGGCCATCATTCTCACTTCCTCGGTGCTCGGCTTCGACTTTGCGATGGGGCGCCTGCTCTTCGCGATGACGATTGCCATTCTCGCCGGCATCGTCATGATGTTGCTTTTCCGCGATCACGACCACAAAAACAGCAAGGGCTTCGTAACGAGCGGCGTTGAGGAAGCAACGTATTCCACTGCCTCAATCATCGCGTTCTTTGTGCTGCAACTGGCCATTCTGGTCGTCTTTGGCCTCGGCATCGCGCCAAGCTTAAAATATGCGATCGGTGGAATGGCGCTGCTGGGCTTGCTGGCGCTGGTGTTCCACAAGTTTTCATCCGAAGACAACCGCCGCTGGATTGCCGAGACCTGGGATCTTTCCAAGAAGATCATGCCGTATCTCTTCGTCGGCATCTTTCTCGCCGGCGCCATCGGCGAGATTCTGCCGCAACGCTGGGTGACGGCGACGGTCGGCGGCAACTCGCTCGCCGCGAACGCCATCGCCTCCATCTCCGGCGCGCTGATGTATTTCGCCACGTTGACCGAAGTGCCGATCATTCAGAAGCTCATGCAGCTCGGCATGGGCCGCGGTCCGGCGATGACGCTGTTTCTCACCGGCAACGCATTGAGCATTCCGAGCATGATGGTGCTGTTCAAGCTCATGGGTGCGAAGCAGGCGATGACTTACATGCTCACGGTTGTCGCGCTGTCCATCGTCGCCGGACTGCTGTGGGGCAGCTTAACATGA